The Chloracidobacterium sp. DNA segment TCTGAAACGCCTCCGTCAGTTGGCTGGTGACGAACGCCGGAACAACAACGCGAAAATCGCGGGCGGTAATGGCGTTTGGGTCCTTGCCGTTCTTTTGCGCCAGCCGCTGCGCCAATCCCAGAAACAACCGGCGGTCGGCTTCGTGGGCGTTGCGTTCGAGAAAGGCCCGCAGCGGTTCCTTGCCCTTATCAAGCGCCTTGAAGAGGGTTTCGGCGCGCATTTCCGTAAAGACCGGCGCTGTGGCGTCCGACAGGCCGGCTTCTTCCAGCATCTTCTCGGCCACCGGCGCCATAATGAAGATGGTCAAAATGAGCGAAATGCCCGTGATGACCTGATTGGGTGGAATCTGCTGTGTGCCGAGCGCGTTTCTCAAAATGGAGAGCACGACGGAAATCTTTACAAACGAGGTCATCATGATGAGCGCGAAGGGAGCGAGCGCGAGCGCACCCAGTGTCACCACCAAGACCACCGGATTCGCCTGCACCGGCCCCTGCGCCATCGCCGCCGACGACGATCCGACGCTGCAACCCACCAGTAGGAAGAATACGGCGACAACCTTGAGCAGACGCGCACGTAACGGCATGGCTTTCCTCACTTTCGCAGAAACCACCGGCCGACGGCCTGCGCGAACGGCGGCAGCGGCGGTGCAGTCTCGCGGGCGGCCAACGCCTGCTCCACAGCCGCCGCATCCAGCGTTTCGATTATCTGAAGGCCGGCCTCGGACGCGCCGACCAGCAGGTACTTTCCGTTGACTTCAATGACGTATAGCGTACGGCGGGGTTCAAGCGGAAGGGCGTCCACAACGTGGACAAGACCGGCCGACCGCCGCAGCCCAAGACCGCCCAGCTTCGGCAGGATCACGCGCAGCGTCACGTAGGCGACGGCGCAGACTATCCCCAGCGCGGCGAGCGTTTGAAGCAACGCCCAAAAGAAACCGCTGCCGGCCGGCGGGGGCGGCTCCACGGCGCTTTGCCATCCAACCAGCGCCAGCATCGCACCTAGCTCCGGGCTTGAGTGATACGGACGCCCAAACGTCCCTCGATATCCACCAGTTCCCCACGCGCAATCGGGCGGCCGTCAAGCGTCAGCGTCACCGGATCGGTCGGCTTACAGCCAAGTTCCAGAACGTGGCCGACGCGCAACTGCGCAACTTCCTCCAAACGCATTCGGCGCGCGGCCAGCTCAACGCGCACCGTGACGGTCAAATCGTCGAGCGCCACAGCCGGCGCGGCGGTTTCCTCTACAGGCATGGCGACATTCTCCTCAAGCAGCGACAGCGGCGACGCCGGCAGAAGGTCTCGGACAATCAGGCGCAGTGTATCGTCAAAGTCGCCGAAGAGCCTCAGGTTTTCCGTTCCGCCAACCGTGACGCTGCCGGCCTCGCCCGGTTGAAGCACGGATTGTATCGTTTCCAAAACGACGAAGTCGCCGACTTCAAGCGTCTGCAACTCCCGGTAGGCGGCTTCAAAAGCTCCGACCTCCACCGCCATGGGCAGCGTCGGTTGGAGTTTTGCCAACTCCGCCAGACGTTTTTGGCGAATCAGCGCCAAGGCCGGGTCGGTAAGCGGCCGCGCCATCACCCGGCTGGCGAGCGTCCGCAGGGCGGACAGGGCAGCGGCGTCAAAGATAAATTCCGCAAAACCAACAACTTCCGCAAACTTCATGCTGACGGCCCCAACCAGCCGGCGGGTTGGCGCGTTGGGATCGGATGTAGCGGAGAGAAAGTGTCCGTATGACAGCCACCGCGCACAGGAGGTCAAGCGCAACGCCGGTTCGCCGAGAAAAGCGTTGACGTCCCAGGCCATGGCAAGCAACAAAAACTCCAGCGCCGCCGCCTCAGCCGAGGACACTTGGCGCACGCTGTCGGGCGGCGTCCCGCTCCCACCCAGCATGCGCTCAACAAGCGCCGCCGCGAAACCGGCGTCGGTTTGCAAAAACACGGCGGCGTCACCCTGACCGACGCCCAAAGTGGCGCAAAAACGGCGGTCTTCGGTGGCGCGACCAAGCTCGTTGGCGGCGACTTCGGCTAGACCAAAGGAGCTTATCCCGAACAGTTCCGGCGGCGTTCGTAAAATGGTTAGCAGCCGCGGGGCGGCCGCGCGAAACATCGCTCCAAACAGCCAAGTTGGAGCACCGCCTAATTCACGCCCGGAAGCCGCCTCGACCTGCGTTAGTTTAGGCAGCGCGTCGTACCAGCGCCGCTCACGCGGCGGCTCTGTTTCCGGCGCCGCCGCCACTTCCTCTTCGTCCGGCGCGACAACAGGCTGGGCGAAAAGGTCGAAAGCAAACGGATCGTCCGGGACCTCACTCATGGCGCTTCCACCTTATCCCCCACTCGCTAAACCAACCGGCTAGGCCGGCGCTTACTAGGTGCTTATAACGTGCGCGTCACCAATGCCAGAATTGCGTCGCGTTCGGCTTTGACCGGGTTGAACGACAAGCAGATGTCTTCAAGCGTCAAATCCGTGACAGCCGCAGCCGTGTCGGGGTCAGTCGGCACGCCGACTTCACGATACTGCGCAGGCACACCGCATCGCTGCTTCAAGGCGCGCACGGCCGCAATCCCCGCCTCCGCTAACGCCTCCGTGGATTGTCCGACATCCTTCACGCCCAAGGCGCGGGCGACGGCGGCGTAGTACGCCGCCACGGCCGGCAGATTGAACTCCATCACAAAGGGTAAGGCAATCGCATTCGACAAGCCGTGGTGAATGCCGAAGAGTGCACCCACCGAATGGGCAATGGCGTGGACAGCGCCAACCGGCGAGTTGGAAAACGCCATGGCAGCCATCGTCGCCGCGTACTGCATTTTGGCGCGGGCCTCCGTCGGCCCAGTTTCCTGCATAGCGGCTTCAAGGTTGTCGGCGATGAGTTCAATCGCGCCCAGCGCCAGCGCCGCCGAAATTGGTTCGCGCTCTGCACAGGAATAGGCTTCAATCGCGTGGGTAAGGGCGTCAAAGCCCGTCCACGCAACCAGTTTGGCTGGTAGCGTGGCGACCATGTTGGGATCGAGCACCGCCATGCGCGGGAAAAGAAACGGGCTGCCGATGGTCAGCTTGCGTCGCCGTATGTTGTCCTTGACGACGGCGGCCAGCGTCACTTCGCTCCCCGTGCCGACGGTCGTCGGAATGGCGATGATGGGCGTAATGGGTCCTGGCACCATAAAGCCGCCCTCATAGTCGCCGGCTTCGCCGCCGTAGGCTGCAATCACCGCCGCAATCTTGGCCGTGTCCATGACGCTTCCGCCGCCAAGCGCCACGATGAGTGAAACTTCCTGTTCATTGAGCTTCGCGGCGGCCTGCTTGACAAACTCCGTGTCCGATTCAGGTGGTACGTCGGCGATGACGGCGACAATTGTGTAATCCGAGTCGGCGAACGCCTGCCGGACAACATCAAGCAAGCCGACCGCCGCCACCCCGGGGTCGGTGAAGACGGCGACCCGCGTTCGTTCGGCCAGATCGGGCGCAAGTTGGAGTTCAATCGTCAGGTTGCCGACCTTGCCGACGCCGTACTTGATTTCGGTCGGCGCAACGAAGGTGGCGTCGGGTCGGGTCAGGGGCGGGTTGCCGGTGATGAAACCCATTGGAACTTCCTCGGTTGCTGTGAGTGAACCGGCGCCGGCGGCGGACGCCCTGCGCCGTGCGCGCACTATACCGTAGCGTCTAGCAAACGCACAGTGCGCGGCTACGCAGCGGCGGAACTACTCGGCCAGCGTCTCGACCGGATCGAGCCGCGCTGCACGCCACGCCGGATACAACGCTCCCAACGCCGTGCTCGCCAAACTGATCAGGGCGGCGAAGCCCAGCCAGCGAAGTTCGATTTCCGGCCGTAAAGCCGTCAATGCCGTAATGCCGGCGACCGCCGCGTAGGCTGCGCCGACACCTAGTGCAAAGCCGACCAGTCCGACAAGCAGCGCCTCGGCTTCAATCGCCTGAATAATCCACCACGGCGACGCGCCCAGTGATTTCAGAATGCCGATGTCGCGTTTGCGCTCAGCGACGGTGGTGTACATCGTCAGAAAAACAAACGTCACGCCGACGGCGACCGCCAGCCCAATGACCAGCTTGAGAAACGTGTTGAGCGCCGGAATGCCCTGCGCGTAGGCGGCCGGCAGGTCGCGGACGAGAATCACCGTGTTGTCGGGCAGTTCATCCTGAATGCGGGCGGCGACAGC contains these protein-coding regions:
- the sctR gene encoding type III secretion system export apparatus subunit SctR, whose amino-acid sequence is MPLRARLLKVVAVFFLLVGCSVGSSSAAMAQGPVQANPVVLVVTLGALALAPFALIMMTSFVKISVVLSILRNALGTQQIPPNQVITGISLILTIFIMAPVAEKMLEEAGLSDATAPVFTEMRAETLFKALDKGKEPLRAFLERNAHEADRRLFLGLAQRLAQKNGKDPNAITARDFRVVVPAFVTSQLTEAFQIGFLLFIPFLVIDMLVSNILQAMGMFMLSPTIISLPFKLLLFVLVKGWVTLIQNLVVSYA
- the sctQ gene encoding type III secretion system cytoplasmic ring protein SctQ, which translates into the protein MSEVPDDPFAFDLFAQPVVAPDEEEVAAAPETEPPRERRWYDALPKLTQVEAASGRELGGAPTWLFGAMFRAAAPRLLTILRTPPELFGISSFGLAEVAANELGRATEDRRFCATLGVGQGDAAVFLQTDAGFAAALVERMLGGSGTPPDSVRQVSSAEAAALEFLLLAMAWDVNAFLGEPALRLTSCARWLSYGHFLSATSDPNAPTRRLVGAVSMKFAEVVGFAEFIFDAAALSALRTLASRVMARPLTDPALALIRQKRLAELAKLQPTLPMAVEVGAFEAAYRELQTLEVGDFVVLETIQSVLQPGEAGSVTVGGTENLRLFGDFDDTLRLIVRDLLPASPLSLLEENVAMPVEETAAPAVALDDLTVTVRVELAARRMRLEEVAQLRVGHVLELGCKPTDPVTLTLDGRPIARGELVDIEGRLGVRITQARS
- a CDS encoding iron-containing alcohol dehydrogenase, with the translated sequence MGFITGNPPLTRPDATFVAPTEIKYGVGKVGNLTIELQLAPDLAERTRVAVFTDPGVAAVGLLDVVRQAFADSDYTIVAVIADVPPESDTEFVKQAAAKLNEQEVSLIVALGGGSVMDTAKIAAVIAAYGGEAGDYEGGFMVPGPITPIIAIPTTVGTGSEVTLAAVVKDNIRRRKLTIGSPFLFPRMAVLDPNMVATLPAKLVAWTGFDALTHAIEAYSCAEREPISAALALGAIELIADNLEAAMQETGPTEARAKMQYAATMAAMAFSNSPVGAVHAIAHSVGALFGIHHGLSNAIALPFVMEFNLPAVAAYYAAVARALGVKDVGQSTEALAEAGIAAVRALKQRCGVPAQYREVGVPTDPDTAAAVTDLTLEDICLSFNPVKAERDAILALVTRTL
- a CDS encoding flagellar biosynthetic protein FliO; protein product: MLALVGWQSAVEPPPPAGSGFFWALLQTLAALGIVCAVAYVTLRVILPKLGGLGLRRSAGLVHVVDALPLEPRRTLYVIEVNGKYLLVGASEAGLQIIETLDAAAVEQALAARETAPPLPPFAQAVGRWFLRK